From the Prochlorococcus sp. MIT 1223 genome, the window ATATTATAATGATGAATTCAGATCTTTTACTCAAACCTAATTCCAGGAGAAATATTAAAGAGAAGTTATTAACTTCAATTGCTGTAATGTTTGCGATAATAGCTGTTTTACCATTAATTTTAGTAATTATCTATGTTCTAATAAAAGGCGGGTCACAGATCAATTGGGAAATCTTATTTTTAGAACCTCAACCTCCTGGAGATGACCTAGGTTCTGCAGGTGGAATTGGAAATGCGATAGTTGGAACACTTGTAATAACTACTATTTCTTCTATAATTTCAATACCTATTGGAGTTGGAGGCGGAATATATTTAGCTGAATATTCTAAGGGAGGTACATTCTCTAGATTTATTAGGTTTGGGACAAATGTTTTATCAGGTGTACCATCAATAATCGCTGGTGTATTTATCTACACCGTAATTGTAGTTACAAAGATATTATGGGGAAGTATGTTTAGTGGATTAGCTGGGGGGATGGCATTATCAATACTAATGTTGCCAACAGTTATTAAAACTACTGACGAAGGATTAAAGCTAGTTTCTGATGATTTACGTAAAGGAGCCTTAGGAGTAGGTGCTTCGATGTTCACGACAATAATACAAATAACATTACCCAAAGCCATTAGAACAATTGCGACAGGAATTATTCTTGGACTAGCAAGGGCATCAGGTGAAACAGCACCCTTAATTTTTACTGCATTATTTTCTTACTATCATATCACTGGTTTTGGTGATTTGTTATACGAGATGAGTTCATTATCGGTTCTTATTTATAACTTTGCGCTTGAACCATACGCTGCACAGAATGAATTAGCCTGGGCCGCATCATTTATACTAATTATATTTTTATTAGGTATCAACATCTTTTCAAGATTAATAAGTAAATTTGCCGAGAATGACTAATAACTATTAGAATAATAGAATATATAGCTTTAAAAAGGTTGGAACAAATAAACGATAATGAAACTGAAGAAATTGCTATATCTCTTCAGAATGTAACAATAAGCTATGGAAGCTTTGATGCGGTTAGGAATGTCTATTGCGATATACCCAAGGGTAAAGTTACGGCTCTTATCGGACCATCAGGCTGTGGAAAATCAACAGTCCTAAGATCACTAAATAGAATGAACGATTTAATAGATGGTTGCAAGCTTCAAGGCAGAGTTCTTTTTGAAGGTATTGATTTATATAGTAAAAATATTGACCCAGTAGAAGTTAGGAGAAGGATTGGTATGGTTTTCCAACAACCTAATCCTTTTCCAAAAAGCATTTATGAAAACATCGCTTTTGGAGCAAGAATAAACGGTTTTAAAGGAGACATGAATGAACTTGTAGAGAAATCGCTTCGAAAAGCAGCAGTTTGGGATGAGTGTAAAGACAAATTAAACAAAAGCGGATGCTCATTATCTGGAGGACAACAACAGAGACTTTGTATTGCTAGGACAATTGCAATCGAACCGGAAGTAATTTTAATGGATGAGCCATGTTCAGCTTTGGATCCAATCTCCACCTTAAAAATAGAAGAAACAATCCACGAGCTTAAGAAGAGCTACACCATCATTATCGTTACTCATAATATGCAACAAGCCCTGAGATTAAGTGACATGACAGCTTTTTATAATGCCGAGGCTCAAGCTGGTGCTGATGGAGGCAAAGTAGGTTATTTAGTCGAATTTGATAAAACAGATAAAATCTTTAGTTCTCCCTCTGAAAAATCAACTCAAGACTATATCTCTGGCAAATTTGGTTAAAATAATTAATCTTATCTCTTAAAGTCGATATCAAAGTTTTAAACCATAGTGAACGGAGAGAGAGGGATTCGAACCCTCGATAAGGTTGCCCCTATACAGCATTTCCAGTGCTGCGCCTTCAACCACTCGGCCACCTCTCCAAATTCCTTAGAGACTTAATCAGAAATTTTGGAATACTTGATAATCCTAATGATTCCAAGCAGAAATTCATAGGTCAATATAGAAACCAACGCAAAAATGAAATTTATTTAATTTAAACACTATTTCTTATGCCTAGAAGAAACACATTCATTCACGAGGAACTTTAATAGAACACAAACAGTAAATTTGCAAAGCTTAGACAAA encodes:
- the pstB gene encoding phosphate ABC transporter ATP-binding protein PstB encodes the protein MEQINDNETEEIAISLQNVTISYGSFDAVRNVYCDIPKGKVTALIGPSGCGKSTVLRSLNRMNDLIDGCKLQGRVLFEGIDLYSKNIDPVEVRRRIGMVFQQPNPFPKSIYENIAFGARINGFKGDMNELVEKSLRKAAVWDECKDKLNKSGCSLSGGQQQRLCIARTIAIEPEVILMDEPCSALDPISTLKIEETIHELKKSYTIIIVTHNMQQALRLSDMTAFYNAEAQAGADGGKVGYLVEFDKTDKIFSSPSEKSTQDYISGKFG
- the pstA gene encoding phosphate ABC transporter permease PstA; the encoded protein is MNSDLLLKPNSRRNIKEKLLTSIAVMFAIIAVLPLILVIIYVLIKGGSQINWEILFLEPQPPGDDLGSAGGIGNAIVGTLVITTISSIISIPIGVGGGIYLAEYSKGGTFSRFIRFGTNVLSGVPSIIAGVFIYTVIVVTKILWGSMFSGLAGGMALSILMLPTVIKTTDEGLKLVSDDLRKGALGVGASMFTTIIQITLPKAIRTIATGIILGLARASGETAPLIFTALFSYYHITGFGDLLYEMSSLSVLIYNFALEPYAAQNELAWAASFILIIFLLGINIFSRLISKFAEND